The Pleurodeles waltl isolate 20211129_DDA chromosome 7, aPleWal1.hap1.20221129, whole genome shotgun sequence genome includes a region encoding these proteins:
- the LOC138246430 gene encoding serine protease inhibitor swm-1-like has protein sequence MSLLVGPHLTLADDAVCPANSSVRCQRTCRATCEELNQIRSSTCTKICIMGCECNEGYIFKTSEKKECVRYDQCQVKCPDLMHYEPCPPNPHATCEKPEETSSRPQRCDPWCVCNKGYVYRSIQDRICVPKEKCT, from the coding sequence ATGCCGTCTGCCCAGCCAATAGCTCAGTTCGGTGCCAGAGGACCTGCCGAGCAACCTGTGAGGAACTCAACCAAATACGCAGCTCTACCTGCACAAAAATCTGCATAATGGGCTGTGAATGCAATGAGGGTTATATTTTTAAAACCAGTGAAAAGAAGGAGTGTGTGCGCTATGACCAGTGCCAGGTTAAGTGCCCAGACCTCATGCATTACGAACCGTGTCCACCAAATCCTCATGCAACCTGTGAGAAGCCAGAAGAGACCTCCAGCAGACCACAAAGATGTGACCCCTGGTGCGTCTGCAATAAGGGCTATGTGTACCGCTCTATTCAAGATCGCATATGTGTGCCCAAGGAAAAGTGCACCTGA